The following proteins are encoded in a genomic region of Helicobacter macacae MIT 99-5501:
- a CDS encoding RNA polymerase sigma factor FliA: protein MIPQAYKNASQNSQDELAVAYLPAVKAMAYRIKERLPAHLEVSELISIGTEELLKLARRYDENLNDSFWGYAKSRVYGAMLDYLRALDVVSRSSRKLIKAIDAEVSKYFNEHEEEPSDEYLAKVLNESVDKIKEAKIASDIYVLVPIDEQYNIMEPTNIIDKLEKEELVAKIQSVLKTFPQREQLIIQLYFLEELSLSEIKDILHITESRISQIAKEVIKKIRFSLGEQNG from the coding sequence GTGATACCACAAGCCTACAAAAACGCCAGCCAAAATAGCCAAGATGAGCTAGCCGTAGCCTACTTGCCCGCTGTCAAAGCTATGGCATATCGCATAAAAGAGCGACTACCTGCGCATCTCGAAGTGAGTGAGCTTATCTCTATCGGCACGGAGGAGCTACTAAAGCTAGCAAGGCGATATGATGAAAATCTAAATGATTCTTTTTGGGGCTATGCAAAATCTCGTGTGTATGGGGCTATGCTTGACTATCTGCGTGCGCTTGATGTCGTCTCGCGTTCTTCGCGCAAGCTTATCAAAGCCATTGATGCAGAAGTCAGCAAATATTTTAACGAACACGAGGAAGAGCCAAGTGATGAATACCTTGCAAAAGTGCTAAATGAAAGCGTAGACAAAATCAAAGAAGCAAAAATCGCTTCTGATATTTATGTGCTTGTGCCAATCGATGAACAATACAACATTATGGAGCCTACAAATATCATTGATAAACTCGAAAAAGAAGAGCTCGTAGCCAAAATCCAATCCGTGCTAAAAACTTTCCCACAACGAGAACAGCTCATAATCCAGCTTTATTTTTTAGAGGAGCTAAGCCTAAGTGAAATCAAAGATATTTTGCATATAACAGAATCTAGGATTTCACAAATTGCAAAAGAAGTGATAAAAAAGATTCGATTTTCATTAGGAGAACAAAATGGCTGA
- the fliM gene encoding flagellar motor switch protein FliM, giving the protein MADILSQEEIDALLEAVDDGKDDDTLSRSDILPQRQVTLYDFKRPNRVSKEQLRAFRSIHDKMARALSSQISAVMRSIVEIQLHSVDQMTYGEFLMSLPSPTSFNVFSMKPLDGTGVLEINPSIVFPMIDRLLGGKGDPYDNSREFSDIEINLLDTILRQVMQTLKEAWSSITDMYPSIDAKESSPNVVQIVAQNEIVIMVVMELIIGHSSGMINFCYPVISLESILPRLGSRDVNLGETNSKKSRNKELQALIGGADVGVEAFIGGTNLTLKEVLDLQVGDVIRLNEPASDDVIVSIDGREKYRANIGLQRFRKSIKIQEEILTEKDKVKELLEMLETQRKNKIEDAENEEEEED; this is encoded by the coding sequence ATGGCTGATATACTAAGTCAAGAAGAGATAGACGCCCTCCTAGAAGCAGTCGATGATGGCAAAGATGATGATACGCTTAGTCGTAGCGACATACTTCCGCAGCGACAAGTAACGCTATATGACTTCAAGCGACCAAACCGCGTAAGCAAAGAGCAGCTTCGCGCTTTTCGCTCTATCCACGACAAAATGGCGCGTGCACTCTCTAGCCAGATTTCAGCGGTTATGCGCTCTATCGTGGAGATTCAGCTCCATAGCGTAGACCAGATGACTTATGGCGAGTTTTTGATGAGCTTGCCAAGCCCTACGAGTTTTAATGTTTTCTCGATGAAGCCACTTGATGGCACGGGCGTGCTAGAGATAAATCCTAGCATTGTGTTTCCTATGATTGATAGACTTTTGGGAGGCAAGGGCGACCCTTATGACAATTCACGCGAGTTTAGCGACATTGAGATAAACCTGCTTGATACGATTTTGCGACAAGTGATGCAGACACTAAAAGAAGCGTGGAGCTCTATAACAGATATGTATCCAAGCATTGATGCAAAAGAATCAAGCCCAAATGTCGTGCAGATTGTCGCGCAAAACGAAATCGTAATAATGGTGGTAATGGAGCTTATCATAGGGCATTCTAGCGGTATGATAAACTTTTGTTATCCCGTCATCTCACTAGAATCAATTTTGCCTAGACTTGGTAGCCGAGATGTAAATCTAGGCGAGACAAACTCCAAAAAATCACGCAACAAAGAGCTACAAGCCCTAATCGGTGGTGCAGATGTGGGCGTAGAAGCATTTATCGGTGGGACAAATCTCACGCTAAAAGAAGTGCTAGACTTGCAAGTAGGCGATGTGATACGACTAAACGAACCTGCGAGCGATGATGTCATCGTAAGCATTGATGGGCGTGAAAAATATCGCGCAAATATTGGCTTGCAAAGATTCCGCAAATCTATCAAAATCCAAGAAGAAATCCTAACCGAAAAAGACAAAGTCAAAGAGCTTCTTGAAATGCTTGAAACACAGCGCAAAAACAAAATCGAAGATGCCGAAAATGAGGAAGAAGAAGAGGATTAA
- the fliY gene encoding flagellar motor switch protein FliY, whose amino-acid sequence MDSPFFKLLIQETISTIEGLTGNAPSVEFKRGGSVNDIVSTFPCAFTTINVSGDVSAKAGIITPIELVTALSDLMLGGEGNSQSEATNDDLDATKEINSNVFGAIATSLKSQGDLPNLDFEIVGIEVIDDASKLADFSNAYELSFSLNRANSSYVGLISKELVPYFEGGSASPAASAGGAHPALSPEEIRNIGMLLDVNLTVKVRIGQKKMLLKDVISMDIGSVVELNQLANDPLEVLIDNKVIAKGEVVIVDGNFGIQITDIGTKRERLEQLRGV is encoded by the coding sequence ATGGATAGCCCATTTTTTAAGCTACTCATACAAGAGACTATTTCTACGATTGAGGGCTTGACAGGCAATGCACCAAGCGTAGAATTCAAAAGAGGTGGCAGTGTCAATGATATTGTAAGCACATTTCCTTGTGCATTTACCACGATAAATGTCAGTGGCGATGTGAGCGCAAAAGCAGGGATTATAACGCCTATTGAGCTTGTAACAGCACTAAGTGATTTGATGCTAGGTGGCGAGGGGAATAGCCAAAGCGAGGCTACAAACGATGATTTGGACGCCACAAAAGAGATAAATTCTAATGTCTTTGGCGCGATAGCTACTTCACTAAAATCTCAAGGCGATTTGCCAAATCTAGATTTTGAAATAGTAGGAATTGAAGTGATAGATGACGCTTCAAAGCTAGCGGATTTTAGCAACGCCTATGAGCTATCTTTCTCGCTAAATAGAGCAAACTCTAGCTATGTGGGGCTTATCTCAAAAGAGCTAGTGCCTTACTTTGAGGGAGGGAGTGCTAGCCCTGCAGCTAGCGCAGGAGGGGCTCACCCTGCCCTAAGCCCAGAAGAAATCCGCAATATCGGTATGCTACTTGATGTAAACCTAACCGTCAAAGTCCGCATAGGGCAAAAGAAAATGCTACTAAAAGATGTCATCTCTATGGATATAGGCAGTGTCGTAGAGCTAAATCAGCTTGCAAATGACCCGCTAGAAGTGCTTATCGACAACAAAGTCATAGCCAAAGGCGAAGTAGTCATAGTCGATGGAAACTTCGGCATACAAATCACAGATATTGGCACAAAGCGCGAACGACTAGAACAGCTAAGGGGCGTGTGA
- a CDS encoding rhodanese-like domain-containing protein, with amino-acid sequence MRKIPAHFSLAMAVFSDDLSGDLSSDLAKIQKFYEDSSPNPNQNFNKNSSLDCPTTQAQIIDIRQPQDYKQKHIKGAKNISDFESLSREILSNPNIKFLLHCYSGYTVAMIGSEIVEMGAKNVFFFDESFEDLYAALEQNPKNEVKSK; translated from the coding sequence ATGAGAAAAATACCAGCGCATTTTTCGCTAGCTATGGCTGTTTTTAGCGATGATTTAAGTGGAGATTTATCAAGTGATTTAGCCAAAATCCAAAAGTTTTATGAGGATTCTAGCCCAAATCCTAATCAAAATTTTAACAAAAACAGCTCGTTAGATTGCCCTACCACACAAGCCCAAATCATAGACATTCGCCAGCCACAAGACTACAAGCAAAAGCACATAAAAGGTGCAAAAAATATCAGTGATTTTGAAAGCCTATCACGCGAGATTTTATCTAATCCAAATATAAAGTTTCTGCTTCACTGCTACTCGGGCTACACTGTGGCAATGATAGGAAGCGAGATTGTAGAAATGGGTGCAAAAAATGTATTTTTCTTTGATGAGAGTTTTGAGGATTTGTATGCCGCACTAGAGCAAAATCCTAAAAATGAAGTAAAATCCAAATAA
- a CDS encoding pyrroline-5-carboxylate reductase — MPKTPQTIIIIGYGNMASAIASALDKQGKYTLEICGRDFKKAQDFVKENALKNAKAIDLMLSKDSQKDSATQTINLQDKIALLCIKPYGLSSFSYEGVAKGAYSTLAGVNIATLCSFIKSQYFVKLMPNVGAKYCHSATAVFLSSDNCDFKQEAKEIIQSFGNAVFVNNESLIDSAIATSGSSPAFIALVAQSLIDAGVQEGLSRPDSLALVRETFKGFAFLLDSALPQEIIESVTTPAGTTAQGLAVLESKAVRGAFLKACKASVKKARKK; from the coding sequence ATGCCAAAAACTCCCCAAACTATCATTATCATAGGCTATGGAAATATGGCTAGTGCTATTGCAAGCGCACTAGATAAACAAGGCAAATACACGCTTGAAATCTGTGGCAGGGATTTTAAAAAAGCACAAGATTTTGTGAAAGAAAACGCACTTAAAAACGCTAAGGCAATAGATTTAATGCTATCAAAAGATTCCCAAAAAGACTCTGCCACCCAAACAATCAACTTGCAAGATAAAATCGCCCTGCTTTGCATAAAGCCCTATGGACTTTCTAGCTTTAGCTATGAGGGTGTTGCAAAGGGCGCATATAGCACACTTGCAGGGGTAAATATCGCTACATTGTGCTCTTTCATCAAGTCGCAATACTTTGTCAAACTTATGCCAAATGTGGGGGCGAAATATTGCCACTCCGCCACAGCAGTGTTTTTATCTAGTGATAATTGCGACTTCAAACAAGAGGCAAAAGAAATAATCCAAAGTTTTGGCAATGCAGTGTTTGTAAATAATGAAAGTCTAATTGATAGCGCGATTGCTACAAGTGGCTCTTCTCCCGCTTTTATCGCGCTTGTAGCGCAAAGCCTCATAGATGCGGGCGTGCAAGAGGGGCTATCTCGCCCTGATTCTCTAGCACTTGTGCGAGAGACTTTTAAGGGATTTGCTTTTCTTTTAGATAGTGCATTGCCCCAAGAGATTATCGAGTCGGTTACCACACCAGCAGGCACGACAGCGCAAGGACTAGCAGTGCTAGAATCAAAAGCTGTGCGTGGAGCGTTTCTAAAAGCCTGCAAAGCGAGTGTAAAAAAAGCTCGCAAAAAATAA
- the trpB gene encoding tryptophan synthase subunit beta gives MKAINGYFGEYGGRFIPETLMNAVLELESAYETYKNDKEFSTTLNRMLKEYVGRPSLLYFAQAMSNDLGGAKIYLKREDLNHTGSHKINNVLGQILLAQKMGKSRIIAETGAGQHGVATATGAALMKMECEIFMGEEDAKRQTLNVYRMRLLGAKVNVVTSGTSTLKDAVSETMREWTSRIDDTHYVLGSVMGPHPFPTIVRDFQSVISREIKSQILQKEGRLPDIVLACVGGGSNAIGAFYHFLEDLDVNLIGIEAAGKGIDTPETAATISTGKVGIFHGMKSYFCQDDFGQIAPVYSISAGLDYPGIGPEHAYLHDSGRVDFVPIGDDEAVEAFEYLSKMEGIIPAIESAHALAHALKIAPKMSKDKIIVVNLSGRGDKDCAALARYRGEKIYD, from the coding sequence ATGAAAGCCATAAATGGATACTTTGGCGAATATGGAGGGCGATTTATCCCAGAAACACTTATGAATGCAGTATTGGAGCTAGAATCTGCCTATGAAACATACAAAAACGACAAGGAGTTTAGCACTACACTAAATAGAATGCTAAAAGAATATGTAGGACGCCCTTCATTGCTGTATTTTGCACAAGCTATGAGCAACGACTTGGGTGGGGCAAAAATCTACCTAAAAAGAGAGGACTTAAACCACACAGGCTCGCACAAAATCAACAATGTGCTAGGGCAGATTTTGCTTGCGCAAAAAATGGGCAAATCTCGTATAATCGCTGAAACGGGAGCAGGACAGCACGGAGTAGCCACCGCCACAGGTGCTGCACTAATGAAAATGGAGTGCGAAATATTTATGGGCGAAGAAGACGCCAAAAGACAAACACTAAATGTCTATCGTATGCGACTTTTGGGTGCGAAAGTAAATGTCGTTACAAGCGGGACTTCCACACTAAAAGACGCAGTAAGCGAAACGATGAGGGAGTGGACCTCACGCATAGATGACACACACTATGTGCTAGGTTCTGTTATGGGACCGCACCCTTTTCCAACGATTGTGCGGGATTTTCAGAGTGTGATTTCGCGTGAGATAAAATCCCAAATACTCCAAAAAGAGGGTAGATTGCCCGATATTGTGTTAGCTTGTGTGGGTGGTGGGAGCAATGCTATTGGCGCGTTTTATCACTTTTTGGAGGACTTAGATGTCAATCTTATCGGCATAGAAGCCGCAGGTAAAGGCATAGACACACCAGAAACCGCTGCAACTATCAGCACGGGCAAAGTAGGCATTTTTCACGGAATGAAATCGTATTTCTGCCAAGATGATTTTGGGCAAATCGCACCTGTGTATAGCATAAGCGCGGGACTTGACTACCCGGGCATAGGACCAGAGCACGCTTACTTACACGATAGTGGGAGAGTGGATTTTGTGCCTATCGGCGATGATGAAGCGGTAGAAGCGTTTGAATACCTCTCAAAAATGGAGGGGATAATCCCCGCCATAGAGAGCGCACACGCCCTAGCACACGCCCTAAAAATAGCCCCCAAAATGTCAAAAGACAAAATAATCGTAGTAAACCTATCAGGTAGAGGGGACAAAGACTGCGCCGCACTAGCAAGATATAGAGGAGAGAAAATCTATGACTAA
- the trpA gene encoding tryptophan synthase subunit alpha → MTKGNKLDSKYALCEAFDKKGKKAFIPFITCGYPSLDLSEQIIYALEQNGADIIEIGIAFSDPVAEGETIQKASAQALQNGVHCEEVFALVKKVRDKIHARLAFMTYANIVCAYGVDRFITQMASLGVGGLILADVPYEEKSVFAKVCQKYGVDFISLIAPSSKSRVDMIAKEASGFIYCVSSLGVTGMRSEFDKGLESMVGEIRKSSSVPVAVGFGISNATQAKEVAKYADGVIIGSAIMKICEQHKEQCVSHIVTFAREVREALDS, encoded by the coding sequence ATGACTAAGGGAAATAAGCTAGATTCCAAATACGCGCTTTGCGAAGCGTTTGACAAAAAAGGTAAAAAAGCCTTTATACCATTTATCACTTGCGGGTATCCTAGCCTAGATTTAAGCGAGCAAATCATCTACGCGCTAGAGCAAAACGGAGCAGATATTATTGAAATAGGGATTGCTTTTTCTGACCCTGTGGCAGAGGGAGAAACTATCCAAAAAGCAAGCGCGCAAGCATTGCAAAACGGCGTGCATTGTGAAGAAGTGTTTGCTCTAGTCAAAAAAGTGCGAGACAAAATCCACGCACGACTCGCCTTTATGACTTATGCAAATATCGTGTGTGCTTATGGCGTAGATAGGTTTATCACGCAAATGGCGTCTTTGGGCGTGGGCGGGCTGATTTTGGCTGATGTGCCCTATGAGGAAAAGAGCGTTTTTGCAAAGGTGTGTCAAAAGTATGGAGTGGATTTTATATCACTCATCGCGCCTAGCTCCAAAAGCCGAGTGGATATGATAGCAAAAGAAGCAAGCGGGTTTATTTATTGTGTAAGCTCGCTAGGCGTTACAGGTATGCGAAGTGAGTTTGACAAAGGGCTAGAATCTATGGTTGGCGAGATACGCAAATCCTCTAGCGTGCCTGTAGCTGTGGGGTTTGGAATCTCAAATGCCACCCAAGCAAAAGAAGTAGCCAAGTATGCAGATGGCGTAATCATCGGTAGCGCAATAATGAAAATCTGCGAACAACACAAAGAACAATGCGTAAGCCATATCGTTACATTTGCACGCGAAGTGCGAGAAGCATTAGATAGTTAG
- the hisD gene encoding histidinol dehydrogenase produces the protein MIKILNSSQKGFENEFEKILLRGSEDISEVIPKVESILREVRENGLSALLSQVERFDRWSPKSLEDLSISPSECKEAYDALDKDTKEALHIAYDRIYAFHSKEKRQSWLDFESNGSVLGAKYTPVERAGLYIPGGKASYPSSLLMNAIPAIVAGVESIFVCTPTPDMQTNALLLAALHICGIKEIYKVGGASAVGLMAFGVSKSQANPHIKKADVITGPGNIYVASAKKLVFGEVGIDMIAGPSEIAIIADSSANATYLAHDLLSQAEHDEMASSFLFVDDENLAKIVAEKVEAILDTLPKKHIAKSSIDNRGAIIICKDIAQCTHYCNALAPEHLELMVASPFELLPSVKNAGAIFLGTHTPEPIGDYLAGPNHTLPTGGSARFFSPLGVEHFMKKSSVIYFSKDAISTLGKPCAHLAHLEDLDAHAQAVLARMQITKI, from the coding sequence ATGATAAAGATTCTAAATAGCTCACAAAAAGGCTTTGAAAACGAGTTTGAAAAAATCCTTTTGCGTGGAAGCGAGGATATAAGCGAAGTAATACCAAAAGTAGAATCTATCTTGCGCGAAGTGCGTGAAAATGGACTTAGTGCGCTACTATCTCAAGTAGAGAGATTTGATAGGTGGAGTCCCAAAAGTTTGGAGGATTTAAGCATTTCTCCTAGTGAGTGTAAGGAGGCTTATGACGCGCTAGATAAAGACACAAAAGAGGCTTTGCACATAGCTTATGATAGAATCTATGCTTTTCACTCAAAAGAAAAACGCCAATCGTGGCTTGACTTTGAATCAAATGGTAGCGTGCTAGGTGCGAAATATACGCCTGTGGAGAGGGCAGGGCTATATATACCGGGGGGCAAGGCAAGCTATCCTAGCTCACTGCTTATGAATGCTATCCCTGCAATCGTAGCGGGCGTAGAATCAATATTTGTATGCACACCTACGCCAGATATGCAGACAAACGCGCTTTTGCTAGCGGCACTGCATATCTGTGGCATAAAAGAAATTTATAAAGTCGGTGGGGCAAGCGCAGTGGGACTAATGGCATTTGGAGTGTCAAAAAGCCAAGCAAATCCGCACATAAAAAAAGCAGATGTCATCACAGGACCGGGCAATATTTATGTAGCTAGTGCAAAAAAACTTGTCTTTGGCGAAGTGGGGATTGATATGATAGCTGGACCTAGTGAGATTGCTATCATCGCTGATAGTAGTGCAAATGCGACATATCTAGCGCACGATTTGCTATCTCAAGCAGAGCACGATGAGATGGCAAGCTCATTTTTGTTTGTAGATGATGAAAATCTAGCCAAAATCGTAGCCGAGAAAGTAGAAGCGATTTTGGATACTTTGCCTAAAAAGCACATAGCAAAATCAAGTATTGACAACAGAGGCGCGATTATTATCTGCAAAGACATAGCCCAATGCACTCATTATTGCAATGCGCTTGCGCCAGAGCATTTGGAGCTAATGGTGGCAAGTCCTTTTGAGCTATTGCCTAGTGTGAAAAATGCAGGCGCGATATTTCTAGGCACACACACGCCAGAACCCATAGGCGACTATCTCGCAGGACCAAATCACACGCTTCCCACAGGCGGAAGTGCGAGGTTTTTCTCGCCTTTGGGGGTGGAGCATTTTATGAAAAAAAGCTCTGTGATTTATTTTTCCAAAGACGCTATAAGCACTCTTGGCAAGCCTTGTGCGCATTTGGCACATTTGGAGGATTTAGACGCTCACGCACAAGCCGTGCTAGCTAGAATGCAAATAACCAAAATCTAA
- a CDS encoding phosphoglycerate kinase yields the protein MEQVAGISFMQKVKTVKDIELKNKRILIRVDFNVPMDEEFDISDDTRIREALPTINYCVDNEPKCIVLVSHLGRPKGKQAEFSLKHILKRLERLLDRNVLFADSIDSLGSLQSEAEEGSIILLENIRFYEGEEKNSDELSKNLANHCDVFVNDAFGTSHRAHSSTYGVSKFVKEKVAGLLLKKEIDSFAKALANPLKPVLLIVGGSKVSSKLALLENILSVVDKIIIGGAMSNTFLASLGYDMADSMVENDLIDEAKKILQKAKEKNVKIYLPVDVVSTDDIKEHQNIKITPAQDVPQGYKAVDMGPASTRLFNEVIQASQTIIWNGPLGIYEISQFSRGTFNLAHAIADTYAFSLIGGGDTADAVEKAGERDNMSFISTGGGASLELLEGKILPAFEVLDKK from the coding sequence ATGGAGCAAGTCGCGGGCATTTCCTTTATGCAAAAAGTAAAGACGGTTAAAGATATTGAGCTAAAAAATAAGCGGATTTTGATTCGTGTTGATTTTAATGTTCCAATGGACGAAGAATTTGACATTAGCGATGATACGCGCATACGAGAAGCACTGCCCACTATCAATTATTGCGTAGATAATGAGCCAAAGTGCATAGTGCTTGTAAGTCATCTAGGACGCCCCAAAGGCAAGCAAGCAGAATTCTCACTAAAGCATATTTTAAAGCGACTGGAGAGATTGCTTGATAGAAATGTGCTTTTTGCTGATTCTATTGATTCACTTGGCTCTTTGCAGAGTGAAGCAGAAGAGGGAAGTATCATTTTGCTAGAAAATATTAGATTTTATGAGGGAGAAGAAAAAAACAGCGATGAGCTAAGCAAAAATCTAGCAAACCATTGCGATGTGTTTGTCAATGACGCATTTGGGACAAGCCACAGAGCGCACTCGAGCACTTATGGCGTAAGCAAATTTGTCAAAGAAAAAGTAGCAGGACTTTTGCTAAAAAAAGAAATAGATTCTTTTGCCAAAGCCCTAGCAAATCCGCTAAAACCCGTGCTTCTAATCGTAGGGGGTAGCAAAGTGAGCTCAAAACTCGCCCTGCTAGAAAATATCCTTTCTGTGGTGGATAAAATCATCATAGGCGGTGCTATGAGCAATACATTTCTTGCTTCTTTGGGCTATGATATGGCAGACTCTATGGTAGAAAACGACTTGATAGATGAAGCAAAAAAAATCCTGCAAAAAGCAAAAGAAAAAAATGTCAAAATCTATTTGCCTGTCGATGTGGTAAGCACTGATGACATAAAAGAACACCAAAATATCAAAATCACTCCCGCCCAAGATGTCCCTCAAGGCTACAAAGCAGTAGATATGGGACCTGCTAGCACGAGGCTATTTAACGAAGTCATACAAGCAAGCCAAACAATAATATGGAATGGACCACTTGGAATTTATGAGATTTCACAATTCTCGCGCGGAACATTCAACCTAGCCCACGCTATCGCAGATACTTATGCCTTTTCACTAATCGGTGGTGGCGACACAGCAGACGCGGTAGAAAAAGCAGGGGAGCGCGATAATATGAGCTTCATATCCACAGGTGGTGGAGCAAGCCTAGAGTTGCTAGAGGGTAAGATTTTGCCCGCATTTGAAGTGCTAGACAAAAAATAA